Proteins from a genomic interval of Thermoanaerobaculia bacterium:
- a CDS encoding 3-hydroxyacyl-CoA dehydrogenase family protein, whose amino-acid sequence MNLEITNDGIAVLNLERSVASLEVLRDLGQRLDQIDKRGDVKALQIHIISLQNLSAADFLQILRQPDELTVWQDAARSAIETIERITLPLYLSIRETIDGIGLILALKAVSIYSTEKQFLTVRRPHRDLPPAEASLDVLWNRAGWSATESILLGEDPSLLLRKLPVSIVPELVLKRHTLDQIRKDLKRNGMRRRYAIRTPRVLNRFLQRLARWKSSTVHKRDPLFAELVKFHQDCLRNEFSPAMYHAWARDLWMSPDTSNCLLHILNAEQVMHSVPLPETLHRVLAINSLPLSNDILQRCSHKRIRIKIVENRLESLQRFFKESSMDREMISASDRVAGITRADWILLGEREDHLLGDVSASLPNPVPITVLNIAQSMSQVHKTSQQPGFTIGLRITQPVAEIVSGSRTRKSVRDWLSQIMQALGWIPLPVSDGPGGVMKRLLAQLVNEALSLMEEGLTIGKIDAALAQIGGGEILKIADSIGNDALLVAAQETIRVRPHVFTLSDTFHILVERGHLGQRTEDGFYLYQDGKAVRENRKLYRYFGKTGRKLPEMDLEEIHERLLFILSQDALRILDEGTVQDPRILDVALASVIQFPRRYGGPLRYCEGLGWPHIAARLQEWSRDHSPRYLPSNTLMHLIESSKSIFEGES is encoded by the coding sequence ATGAACCTGGAAATCACGAACGACGGTATTGCCGTATTAAATCTGGAACGGAGTGTTGCCTCCCTGGAAGTCCTGCGAGATCTGGGGCAGCGCCTGGACCAGATCGATAAGCGAGGCGATGTCAAGGCTCTTCAGATTCACATCATTTCTCTTCAAAATCTATCAGCCGCCGATTTTCTCCAGATCCTCCGACAGCCCGATGAACTGACGGTCTGGCAGGATGCCGCCCGTTCTGCGATTGAAACGATCGAAAGAATTACCCTTCCACTATATCTTTCCATTCGGGAAACCATCGATGGTATTGGATTGATTCTGGCACTGAAGGCCGTATCTATTTATTCCACAGAGAAACAATTCCTGACCGTGCGGCGTCCCCATCGTGATCTTCCGCCTGCTGAGGCTTCCCTGGATGTTCTTTGGAACAGGGCGGGGTGGTCCGCAACGGAGTCGATTCTCCTGGGCGAAGATCCGAGTTTACTATTGCGTAAACTTCCTGTATCGATCGTACCGGAACTTGTCCTGAAACGTCATACTCTGGACCAGATCCGTAAAGACCTGAAACGAAATGGAATGCGAAGAAGGTATGCAATCCGCACACCCAGGGTTTTAAACCGTTTCCTTCAGCGCCTGGCTCGATGGAAATCTTCCACGGTTCACAAACGGGATCCGCTGTTCGCAGAACTTGTAAAATTTCATCAGGACTGCCTGAGGAATGAATTTTCTCCTGCCATGTATCATGCCTGGGCACGCGATCTCTGGATGTCTCCAGACACATCGAACTGTCTTCTTCACATCCTGAACGCGGAACAGGTTATGCACAGCGTTCCTCTGCCTGAAACCCTGCACAGAGTCCTGGCGATAAACAGCCTTCCTCTTTCCAATGACATTCTTCAACGATGTTCTCATAAGAGAATTCGCATTAAAATCGTGGAAAACAGACTGGAATCTCTCCAGCGGTTTTTCAAGGAATCTTCCATGGACAGGGAGATGATATCCGCCTCCGACCGCGTAGCGGGAATCACCCGGGCCGATTGGATTCTTCTGGGAGAAAGAGAAGATCACCTTCTGGGAGATGTTTCTGCCAGCCTCCCTAATCCTGTTCCCATTACGGTACTGAATATCGCGCAATCGATGTCGCAGGTCCACAAGACAAGCCAGCAACCAGGGTTTACCATCGGTCTGAGAATCACGCAACCGGTGGCGGAGATCGTATCTGGCTCCAGGACCAGGAAATCTGTTCGGGATTGGCTTTCCCAGATCATGCAGGCACTCGGATGGATTCCTCTTCCCGTCAGTGACGGACCCGGTGGTGTAATGAAACGGTTGCTGGCGCAGCTGGTGAATGAAGCACTCTCCCTGATGGAGGAGGGGCTTACCATTGGGAAAATTGACGCGGCTCTGGCGCAAATCGGAGGCGGTGAAATTCTGAAAATCGCAGATTCGATCGGGAATGATGCTCTTCTGGTCGCAGCACAGGAAACGATTCGCGTTCGACCCCATGTGTTTACACTTTCCGACACCTTCCACATTCTTGTGGAGCGGGGTCATCTGGGACAGCGGACGGAAGATGGCTTTTATCTCTACCAGGATGGAAAGGCCGTCAGGGAAAACCGGAAGCTCTATCGTTATTTCGGGAAAACAGGTAGAAAACTGCCTGAAATGGATCTGGAAGAAATTCATGAACGATTGCTCTTTATTCTTTCCCAGGACGCTCTCCGTATTCTGGATGAAGGAACCGTTCAGGATCCCCGTATCCTGGATGTAGCTCTTGCATCCGTGATACAATTCCCCCGCCGTTACGGTGGCCCTCTGCGCTATTGTGAAGGATTGGGTTGGCCCCATATCGCGGCCAGGTTACAGGAGTGGAGTCGGGATCACAGCCCGCGTTATCTTCCCTCCAACACCCTGATGCATCTTATCGAGTCAAGTAAATCCATATTTGAGGGAGAA
- a CDS encoding aldehyde dehydrogenase family protein, whose translation MFEDLLRRLGIQEVNSGACYGKWIEKPGGGELVSYNPANGKPLARVMMASTEDYEVVRNEAAKAFKTWRMVPAPKRGEIIRQLGNALREHKEDLGMLVTLEMGKIKTEGLGEVQEMIDMCDFAVGLSRQLYGLTIQSERPEHRMFEQWHPLGVIGIISAFNFPVAVWSWNAAIAAVCGDTMIWKPSSETPLTAIAVQHICNRIMEANGLSGIFTLTIGRGSSVGEAMIHDRNIPLISATGSCQMGYRIGEVMGKRLARTILELGGNNAIILNRDADLDMALRAVLFAAVGTAGQRCTSLRRLIIHKDVEKGFLDRLMRAYGSISIGDPWDEKNLMGPLVNEGAIKEMERALQLVREQGGEILCGGKRLDREGHYITPAIVKARPDMKIVQDETFAPILYVLPFEDIEEALEIHNGVVQGLSSAIFTNNFQHAETFLSPRGSDCGIANVNIGTSGAEIGGAFGGEKETGGGREAGSDSWKVYMRRQTCTLNWGASLPLAQGVKFDVEG comes from the coding sequence ATGTTTGAAGATCTGCTACGGAGGCTAGGGATCCAGGAAGTGAACAGTGGGGCCTGTTACGGAAAATGGATCGAAAAGCCGGGGGGTGGAGAACTTGTATCGTACAACCCGGCCAACGGAAAGCCTCTTGCCAGGGTAATGATGGCCTCAACGGAAGATTATGAAGTCGTTCGGAATGAGGCGGCAAAGGCCTTTAAGACGTGGCGAATGGTGCCGGCTCCCAAGCGGGGCGAAATCATTCGTCAGCTGGGTAACGCCCTTCGCGAACACAAAGAAGACCTGGGCATGCTGGTGACCCTGGAAATGGGAAAAATCAAGACCGAAGGTCTTGGTGAAGTCCAGGAAATGATTGACATGTGTGATTTTGCTGTTGGATTAAGCCGCCAGCTGTACGGGCTGACCATCCAGTCGGAACGTCCGGAACACCGCATGTTTGAGCAGTGGCATCCCCTGGGTGTCATCGGTATCATATCCGCCTTCAACTTTCCCGTGGCGGTCTGGTCCTGGAACGCGGCAATTGCAGCTGTCTGTGGCGATACGATGATCTGGAAGCCATCCTCTGAGACTCCTCTGACGGCGATCGCGGTTCAGCATATTTGCAACCGGATCATGGAAGCCAACGGCCTGAGCGGGATCTTTACTCTGACGATTGGCAGAGGTTCTTCTGTGGGGGAGGCCATGATTCACGATCGCAACATCCCGCTGATCTCTGCCACCGGATCCTGCCAGATGGGATACAGAATTGGGGAAGTCATGGGAAAGCGCCTGGCCCGGACGATTCTGGAGCTTGGTGGAAACAATGCCATCATCCTCAACCGGGATGCCGATCTCGACATGGCTCTTCGCGCGGTTCTCTTTGCTGCCGTGGGAACGGCCGGGCAGAGATGCACATCCCTTCGGCGCCTGATCATCCACAAGGATGTGGAAAAGGGATTTCTGGATCGCCTGATGCGCGCCTATGGAAGCATCTCCATCGGAGATCCCTGGGATGAAAAGAATCTCATGGGACCGCTTGTGAATGAAGGAGCTATCAAGGAAATGGAACGGGCTCTTCAGCTCGTTCGTGAACAGGGTGGAGAGATTCTCTGTGGCGGCAAACGTCTTGATCGTGAAGGCCATTACATCACGCCGGCCATTGTGAAGGCGCGCCCGGATATGAAGATCGTCCAGGACGAGACCTTTGCCCCGATCCTCTATGTTCTGCCCTTTGAAGACATCGAGGAAGCTCTGGAAATCCATAACGGCGTCGTGCAGGGATTGTCCTCAGCCATCTTCACAAACAATTTCCAGCATGCCGAGACCTTTCTTTCTCCGCGCGGAAGTGATTGCGGGATTGCCAATGTCAACATTGGAACTTCAGGTGCGGAAATCGGCGGAGCTTTCGGGGGTGAAAAGGAAACCGGCGGTGGCCGAGAAGCGGGTTCCGATTCATGGAAGGTCTACATGCGCAGACAGACCTGCACCCTGAACTGGGGAGCCTCTCTTCCCCTTGCCCAGGGTGTCAAGTTTGATGTTGAAGGCTGA
- a CDS encoding SpoIIE family protein phosphatase, translating to MDDRHSIKPGDVIGDRYRIDKVLGFGGMGVVYKATDLKLNVPVALKMLRSKAESMDLERLRQEILLARKVTHENVCRVYDLEEIDGEEYISMELLKGESIKEIQIRKGLYSVGQTLNLLRQILRGLAAAHKMGVIHCDLKPENIMVDETGHLAIMDFGISRAVDQPIEKGAPIMGTPEFLSPEQIRGKQVDGRTDLYSVGVIVYEMLTGEVPFEDTDVYRLLDKVLEDTPQPPSLYRSDIPEGLENIILRAMEKDPRNRYQTAEDFLHAIEQYEGTLVDEILLELNTTQRRMVKTMAVLETHRALSSSTSIDELLDIMLETAIREIAAERGTIFVLDKKRNILWSKILAGDKDVRIEVPLGKGIAGHVALTGEVLNIRDAYSDPRFNPEVDKETGYTTRTILTVPLFSYRGEIAGVLQLLNKIEGGEFNDEDADFVKEIGAHAATLLENAMMHEQTFDRLRVEKELQIAQEVQRKLLPGEAVRFPGLKIAFKHFGDNIIGGNYFDFIKLSESRLWLLLGDTSGAGLPAALLASNFQGAFRLLAEDSETLLPMVMRLNRHLCCCTDHTLSISACFLDYSEPTHHLTYLNAGHPPPLIIHPEGEVSFLKETGIALGVEHDHPFTDDGIVLTRSTLIALYTPGIVEADNGEGAFYGNHRLRMVLELNKDRPLEEILEVFTEDWASFRGTSDLIKDATLILAKCVT from the coding sequence ATGGACGATAGACATTCAATCAAACCGGGTGACGTCATTGGAGACCGATACAGAATCGATAAGGTTCTGGGATTCGGTGGAATGGGCGTTGTCTACAAGGCGACCGATCTGAAGCTGAATGTTCCCGTTGCTCTTAAAATGCTTCGATCCAAAGCAGAATCCATGGATCTGGAACGTCTTCGTCAGGAAATTCTCCTGGCACGGAAAGTGACCCATGAAAATGTCTGCAGAGTTTACGATCTTGAAGAGATCGATGGAGAAGAATATATTTCCATGGAGCTCCTCAAAGGAGAGAGCATCAAGGAAATTCAAATTCGTAAAGGTCTTTACAGCGTTGGTCAGACATTGAACCTCCTGAGGCAGATCCTCCGTGGACTGGCTGCCGCCCACAAGATGGGAGTCATCCACTGTGATCTCAAGCCTGAAAACATCATGGTGGATGAAACCGGCCATTTGGCTATCATGGATTTCGGAATATCCCGGGCTGTGGATCAACCGATTGAAAAGGGTGCTCCCATCATGGGGACGCCTGAGTTTCTTTCACCGGAACAGATCCGTGGAAAGCAAGTCGACGGGCGAACTGACCTCTACTCCGTCGGTGTGATCGTTTACGAGATGCTTACCGGAGAGGTTCCTTTCGAGGATACAGATGTCTATAGGCTTTTAGACAAGGTACTGGAAGACACTCCGCAGCCTCCATCCCTGTACCGTTCAGATATTCCCGAGGGTCTGGAAAATATTATTCTTCGCGCCATGGAGAAGGATCCCAGGAACCGTTACCAGACTGCGGAAGATTTCCTTCACGCCATAGAGCAATATGAAGGAACTCTGGTGGACGAGATTCTGCTTGAGCTGAATACGACCCAGAGAAGAATGGTAAAGACGATGGCTGTTCTGGAAACCCATCGGGCTCTCTCATCCTCAACGAGTATCGACGAGCTTCTGGACATTATGCTGGAGACCGCGATTCGAGAAATCGCTGCAGAAAGAGGAACGATCTTTGTTCTGGACAAGAAACGTAACATTCTCTGGAGTAAAATTCTCGCAGGAGACAAGGATGTAAGAATTGAAGTACCCCTTGGAAAGGGAATCGCCGGTCATGTCGCCCTGACCGGAGAAGTTCTGAATATCCGTGATGCATATTCGGATCCAAGGTTTAATCCCGAAGTGGACAAGGAAACCGGATATACGACCCGGACGATTCTTACCGTACCTCTCTTTTCGTACCGCGGAGAGATTGCCGGTGTTCTTCAGCTGCTGAATAAAATTGAGGGTGGTGAATTCAACGACGAAGATGCCGATTTCGTTAAGGAAATTGGAGCCCACGCCGCAACACTTCTGGAAAATGCCATGATGCATGAGCAGACCTTTGACCGCCTGCGTGTGGAAAAAGAACTGCAGATCGCCCAGGAAGTTCAGCGGAAGCTCCTGCCCGGGGAAGCTGTGCGTTTTCCCGGACTGAAGATTGCCTTCAAACACTTTGGAGACAATATTATCGGCGGAAATTACTTTGATTTCATTAAATTGAGTGAATCCCGTCTCTGGCTTCTTCTCGGGGACACTTCCGGCGCCGGGTTGCCGGCAGCATTACTTGCGAGCAACTTTCAGGGTGCGTTCCGCCTCCTCGCGGAAGATTCAGAAACTCTGCTCCCCATGGTTATGCGTCTCAATCGTCATCTATGCTGTTGCACAGATCATACTCTCAGTATATCGGCCTGTTTCCTTGACTACTCTGAGCCCACCCACCATTTGACTTACCTTAACGCGGGCCATCCGCCACCTCTGATTATCCACCCCGAAGGAGAGGTCTCCTTTCTGAAAGAGACGGGAATCGCCCTGGGAGTGGAACATGACCATCCCTTCACGGATGATGGAATTGTGCTGACACGCTCCACACTGATCGCTCTTTACACGCCCGGAATCGTCGAAGCTGACAATGGGGAAGGAGCCTTCTATGGAAATCATCGTCTCCGAATGGTCCTTGAATTAAACAAGGATCGTCCTCTGGAGGAAATTCTGGAAGTATTCACGGAAGACTGGGCTTCTTTCCGCGGTACATCGGACCTGATCAAAGACGCGACCCTGATTCTTGCAAAATGCGTAACCTGA
- a CDS encoding macro domain-containing protein, with amino-acid sequence MHYRLGRTLLEILEGDIIARDEDAIVNPANEHLKHGGGVAGQIVRRGGSTIQEESDQIGFCPVGSAVITSAGTLKARRVIHVVGPRWGEGEEDAKLARAVESVLNAAEQENLKTVAMPAISTGIFGFPMERAARIILTVLAQRLRAGSILDRVVLCLYGQEAFDTFARMAQEMLNGR; translated from the coding sequence ATGCACTACAGGCTGGGGCGTACCCTGCTCGAAATTCTTGAAGGGGATATCATTGCCCGGGATGAAGATGCTATTGTCAATCCCGCCAACGAACACCTGAAGCATGGAGGAGGGGTCGCCGGCCAGATTGTGCGTCGTGGTGGTTCGACGATTCAGGAAGAGTCGGATCAGATCGGATTCTGCCCCGTCGGCAGTGCTGTTATAACGTCCGCGGGTACGCTGAAGGCTCGAAGGGTTATCCATGTTGTGGGCCCCAGGTGGGGAGAAGGGGAGGAAGATGCGAAACTGGCCCGGGCTGTAGAATCCGTCCTGAATGCTGCAGAACAGGAGAATCTGAAAACCGTCGCAATGCCAGCCATTTCCACGGGGATTTTCGGTTTTCCCATGGAGCGTGCAGCGAGAATCATTCTGACGGTACTCGCACAGAGACTCCGTGCTGGTTCGATTCTGGATCGTGTTGTATTATGTTTGTATGGGCAGGAGGCATTTGACACTTTTGCCCGGATGGCCCAGGAGATGCTGAATGGACGATAG
- a CDS encoding septal ring lytic transglycosylase RlpA family protein: MRNLSLLVLLALFLSVTGCKTGKESALYQKGTASWYGKSFHGLPTASGEIFDMHRLTAAHRNLPFGTWLDVYCPETGKRVTVKVNDRGPFIRGRIIDLSYAAAKELGMDALGIAEVYLYIRSGAMPSPPPPTEAEVSLPDPGLSFVVQAGAFKDLENASRLRDKISAFLPGAHLATFGEYTRVLVGSFDTLDRAREAASVLQEHNIQVIIREE; this comes from the coding sequence ATGCGTAACCTGAGCCTGCTTGTTCTTCTCGCCCTGTTTCTCTCCGTTACCGGATGCAAGACGGGGAAAGAATCGGCTCTCTACCAGAAGGGAACCGCATCCTGGTATGGCAAATCCTTTCATGGCCTCCCGACCGCCTCGGGAGAGATCTTTGACATGCATCGCCTGACGGCTGCCCACAGGAATCTTCCCTTTGGAACCTGGCTCGATGTGTACTGCCCGGAAACGGGAAAGCGTGTAACGGTGAAGGTGAATGACAGGGGTCCCTTTATCCGGGGTCGCATAATCGATCTCTCGTATGCGGCAGCAAAGGAACTGGGGATGGACGCTCTGGGAATTGCAGAGGTCTACCTCTACATCCGTTCCGGTGCAATGCCTTCCCCCCCGCCGCCGACAGAGGCGGAGGTCTCTCTTCCCGATCCCGGACTCTCCTTTGTCGTTCAGGCGGGTGCATTTAAGGATCTTGAAAATGCCTCACGCCTGAGAGATAAAATATCAGCTTTTCTGCCGGGAGCCCATCTCGCAACCTTCGGGGAATACACAAGGGTCCTTGTGGGATCATTCGATACCCTCGATCGGGCTCGCGAAGCCGCGTCCGTCCTTCAGGAACACAATATCCAGGTCATCATCCGGGAGGAGTAA